A section of the Spirosoma pollinicola genome encodes:
- a CDS encoding helix-turn-helix domain-containing protein has product MKKETINPYSIKSISELHRLLKLSKPEHPLVSVIDFSDITCFSDQKLRSIRYHFYCIALKKDFQGKMMYGQNSYDFDEGVMTFFSPGQVVTTDIADGLKLSGWWLVVHPDFIQGYPVAKHMREYGFFSYAVSEALHLSKKEETVLDFLIGTIKEEYSSAIDQHSQDVITSQIQLLLNYCDRFYGRQFITRKTANQSLLVKLEALLTMYFSDEALSERGLPTVHYVAEQLNLSPTYLSDLLRSMSGQNAQQYIHNHVLEKAKDLLTTTELTVGEIAYQLGFGHTQSFNRLFKNKTQTSPLEYRQSFN; this is encoded by the coding sequence ATGAAAAAAGAAACGATAAACCCCTACTCGATCAAGTCAATATCCGAACTGCACCGGCTGCTGAAATTAAGCAAACCGGAACACCCCCTGGTGAGCGTGATTGATTTTTCGGACATCACCTGTTTCTCTGACCAGAAACTGCGCAGCATACGCTATCATTTTTACTGTATTGCCCTCAAGAAAGATTTTCAGGGTAAGATGATGTACGGGCAAAACTCGTACGATTTTGACGAAGGGGTCATGACCTTCTTTTCACCTGGCCAGGTTGTCACCACCGACATTGCTGATGGGCTGAAATTATCGGGTTGGTGGCTGGTCGTCCATCCTGATTTTATCCAGGGATATCCGGTCGCCAAACATATGCGTGAATACGGGTTCTTTTCCTACGCCGTCAGCGAAGCCCTGCACTTATCGAAAAAGGAAGAAACTGTGCTGGACTTCCTTATCGGCACCATTAAGGAGGAGTACAGTTCTGCAATTGATCAACACAGTCAGGACGTCATTACCTCCCAGATTCAACTCTTACTCAACTACTGCGACCGATTTTATGGCCGACAGTTCATTACTCGTAAAACCGCTAACCAGTCGCTATTAGTCAAGTTAGAAGCCTTGCTAACAATGTATTTTAGTGATGAAGCCTTATCTGAACGCGGATTGCCAACAGTGCACTATGTGGCTGAACAACTCAATTTATCCCCTACTTATTTAAGTGATTTACTCCGTTCGATGAGCGGACAAAACGCCCAGCAGTACATTCATAATCATGTGCTTGAGAAGGCTAAAGATCTACTGACGACCACCGAGCTGACGGTCGGTGAGATTGCTTACCAACTGGGGTTTGGCCATACTCAATCGTTCAATCGACTTTTTAAAAATAAAACACAAACGTCCCCTCTGGAATATAGGCAATCATTTAACTGA
- a CDS encoding SDR family NAD(P)-dependent oxidoreductase produces MNNQKIWFITGASRGMGLSLLKRLLITGHQVAATTRNKATLLDALTDQPTTNLLALTVDLTSDQSVKDAIRQSINRFGRLDVVVNNAGYCLVGSMEETTDAEFRQTVDVNLFGPVNVIRATMPYWRVQGSGHFINISSNAGYVGFANAASYNAAKFALIGISEALAEETKSFGINVTVVAPGQFRTNFMDEGSMTFAKNKIEVYGLDKAEAMWRSYSGTQAGDPEKLVNVLINLTASPTPPLHLLLGSDTYQLIMVKRQLEKQEIEDWKPITLSTDFN; encoded by the coding sequence ATGAACAACCAAAAAATCTGGTTCATCACCGGCGCGTCCAGGGGCATGGGCCTATCACTGCTAAAACGGTTATTGATCACCGGCCATCAGGTGGCCGCCACTACCCGCAATAAAGCTACCCTGCTCGATGCGTTGACGGACCAACCGACGACCAATCTATTGGCCCTGACGGTTGATTTAACCAGCGACCAAAGCGTCAAAGACGCGATTAGGCAAAGCATTAACCGCTTCGGTCGGCTGGATGTGGTCGTTAACAACGCTGGCTATTGCCTGGTGGGCAGTATGGAAGAAACGACCGACGCTGAATTCCGCCAAACGGTGGATGTTAACCTCTTCGGACCCGTCAACGTCATTCGGGCCACAATGCCCTACTGGCGGGTCCAGGGCTCGGGCCACTTCATCAACATCTCCTCCAACGCGGGTTATGTTGGGTTTGCCAATGCGGCCAGTTACAATGCGGCCAAGTTCGCCCTGATCGGCATTTCCGAAGCCCTGGCTGAAGAAACTAAATCCTTTGGCATTAACGTGACCGTAGTGGCACCGGGTCAGTTCCGAACCAACTTCATGGATGAGGGATCAATGACGTTTGCTAAGAACAAGATTGAGGTATACGGCCTGGACAAAGCCGAAGCCATGTGGCGGAGCTATAGTGGCACCCAGGCTGGTGACCCCGAGAAACTTGTTAACGTGCTAATTAATCTGACAGCTAGTCCTACTCCTCCGCTACATCTTTTACTAGGATCTGATACCTATCAGCTGATTATGGTAAAGCGGCAACTGGAAAAACAGGAAATCGAGGACTGGAAGCCGATTACGCTATCGACCGATTTCAATTAA
- a CDS encoding SDR family oxidoreductase, with protein MTKTIFITGGSTGIGKATAKLFAANGWTVIATMRRPEVEKELNQLPNVTLMPLDVTDREQIKETTQKALALGDIDVVFNNAGYALMGALEAISDEQLVRQMETNFLGVVRVTQAFIPYFREKKSGLFITTGSLAGLVGFPVSSMYDASKWALEGWSESLSFELNEFGIGIKTIEPGLVATEIGTGSVIASHPAYEPLLTKFLAATTPDKTVSTAEQIAEVVYEAATDGKNILRYVCGEDAKTMYAQRLAVGDEAFRAGIKQLLAGANLEF; from the coding sequence ATGACAAAGACGATTTTTATTACGGGCGGTTCGACAGGCATAGGGAAGGCAACAGCAAAACTATTTGCGGCAAACGGCTGGACTGTGATCGCGACCATGCGCAGGCCGGAGGTTGAAAAAGAACTGAACCAATTGCCCAATGTAACCCTGATGCCACTGGATGTAACGGACAGAGAACAGATTAAAGAAACCACTCAGAAAGCACTGGCTCTGGGCGATATTGATGTGGTGTTCAACAACGCAGGCTACGCATTAATGGGCGCCCTCGAAGCCATTTCCGATGAACAACTGGTACGCCAGATGGAAACTAATTTCCTTGGTGTTGTGCGCGTTACTCAGGCATTCATCCCTTACTTCCGGGAGAAGAAAAGCGGACTTTTTATCACTACAGGCTCATTGGCTGGCTTAGTCGGCTTTCCGGTTAGTTCGATGTATGATGCCAGTAAATGGGCGTTGGAAGGCTGGAGCGAAAGCCTTTCATTTGAATTAAACGAATTTGGTATCGGTATCAAAACCATAGAGCCCGGTTTGGTAGCGACCGAAATTGGAACCGGTTCGGTGATTGCGTCCCATCCGGCTTACGAACCATTGCTGACTAAGTTTCTGGCTGCCACCACGCCTGACAAAACGGTTTCTACAGCCGAGCAGATTGCCGAAGTGGTATACGAGGCCGCTACGGACGGCAAAAACATATTGCGTTACGTATGTGGCGAAGATGCAAAAACCATGTACGCCCAACGCCTGGCTGTAGGGGACGAGGCTTTCAGAGCAGGCATTAAACAACTGCTGGCTGGAGCGAACCTGGAATTTTAG